DNA sequence from the Actinacidiphila yeochonensis CN732 genome:
GGCGTTGCCGACCGAGACCCCGGCCTCCTGGGCGATGGCCCGCATGGTCGTCTTGTCGTATCCGCGCTCCCGGAACAGCCGCATGGCGGTGTCCAGGATCAGGGTCCGGGTCTGCTCGCTCTTGCCGGTCTTCGGGCGGGCCCGGCCCCCCGGCAGCTCCCCGGCTGCGGGGGCGGCGGGGGCGGTTCGGTCGGTCTTGTCCTCCACCCGGGTGAGCCTATCCGGGGCCGCCGGGGTCGGTGTCGCATCCGTCCACGCAGGCCGGGGCCTCGGCGTCGCCGGGGGCCTGGGACCAGCCGGACACCGGGTCGTACGTCCATCCCGGCGGCACCGAGCACACCCGGCTGTCCGGTGCGGCGGTGCGGACGTGGTGGCTGTCCGGTGCGGCGGTGCGGACGTGGTGGCGCTGTGAGCCCCGGTACTTCGCCGCGCTGAGCACCGCGGCCCTCGCCAGCCGCCGCCCGGCCGGGCCGGTCAGCGTGTGCGAGAACTCCCGGTGGTCGGCCAGCGCCCACAGGCAGACGATCCACGCGCTGTCTCCCCGGTAGAGCTGCCCGCCGTCCCCCACGACGGTCACCTCCCCCTCGGCCGCCGCGTGGTCCAGCGTCGGGAAGCGCCGCCGGGCCTCCGCCGAGCCGACCGGCACCAGGTGCAGCCGGACCAGTTGCCGCTGCCGTGCCAGCCAGCGGGAGGCGAAGGCGCAGAGGCGGCAGTCGGGGTCGTACAGCACCGTCAGCTCCCGCACTGCCGGCTCCCGCACTGCCAGCTCCCGCACCGGCCGGCCCCCTCCGCCGGCCGGTGCGGGAGCGCTCGTGTCCCCGGCCGGACCGCCCGCCGGCCCCCCGGCCGGTCCTGCGGTCCCGGTCCGGGCTGAACCGCTCGCCGGCCCCGCGCCCCCGTCCCCCGCCGGGCCCGTCACCTCACGCCCCCGCGGCGTTCGGGCCGCCGGCCCACAGCGCGGGGTCCGTCAGGGTGGTCCCGTCGGGCCGGACCGGCGGGTACTGCTCGCGTTCCGCCAGGCCGCGGCGGCGGATGCGGTTGAGGACGTACACGTTGCCCAGGTGCATCGCGCCGAGCACCAGGAGCACCACCCCGAGCTTCACCGAGAGTGCCTCGAAGACCTCCCGGGCGTCGTCCACGGCGCTGCCGGTCTTCAGGTAGAGGGCGACGAAGCCGAAGTTGACCAGGTAGAAGCCGACCACCAGCAGGTGGTTGACGGCGTCGGCGAGCCGTTCGTCGCCGTGCAGCACGTCGGCCAGGAAGATCCTGCCGTTGCTGCTGAGAGTCCGCGCCACCCAGACGGTCAGCGTCACGCTGACCACCAGGTAGACGACGTACGCGAGGACGGTGAGGTCCATAGCGCGTCCCACCCCTTGTCACGCTTGTTGAACGTGTTCAAAACGCTCTGACGACAGGACTCTAGCGCCGTTTTTGAACACGTTCAAGAGGCTGGCCGCGCATGCCGCCCACGGCCCCGGAAAACACGGAAGCCCGCCCCCGGCTGGTGCGGGAGCGGGCTCTGTGCGGCGCCCTGAGCGGGCGTCAGTCGCCTGGTGGCGGGGACCTTACGTCCGAAAGGACGAAAGACCGAAAGGACGGAAGGTCAGATGGCCGGAAGGCCAAGAGGTCAGAAGCGACGCGTGATCAGCGCGCGCTTGACCTCCTGGATCGCCTTGGTGACCTCGATGCCGCGCGGGCAGGCGTCCGTGCAGTTGAACGTCGTGCGGCAGCGCCACACGCCGTCCTTCTCGTTGAGGATCTCCAGCCGCTGCTCGCCGGCCTCGTCGCGCGAGTCGAAGATGAAGCGGTGGGCGTTGACGATCGCCGCCGGGCCGAAGTACTGCCCGTCGTTCCAGAAGACCGGGCAGGACGACGTGCACGCCGCGCACAGGATGCACTTGGTGGTGTCGTCGAACCGCTCCCGGTCGGCGGCGGACTGCAGCCGCTCACGGGTCGGCTCGTTGCCCTTGGTGACCAGGAACGGCATGACGTCCCGGTACGCCTGGAAGAACGGCTCCATGTCGACCACGAGGTCCTTGAGCACGGTCAGGCCCTTGATGGGCTCCACCGTGATCGGCTTGTCGGGGTTGACGTCCTTGATCAGCGTCTTGCAGGCCAGCCGGTTCTTGCCGTTGATCCGCATCGCGTCGGAGCCGCACACGCCGTGCGCGCAGGAGCGGCGGAAGGTCAGCGACCCGTCGATCTCCCACTTGACCTTGTGCAGGGCGTCGAGCACCCGCTCCTTGGGGTCCGCCTGGATCTGGTAGTCGACCCACTCGGCCTCCGCCGAGACCTCGGGGTTGAACCGGCGCACCCGCAGGGTGACCGCCACCAGGTGCGAGGCGTTGTTCTCGGCCGCCGACAGGGCGTCCGAGTGGTTGTCGAGCGTCGAGGTGCTCATCAGTACTTACGCTCCATCGGCTGGTAGCGGGTCTGCACCACCGGCTTGTAGTCCAGGCGGATCGACTCGGCGCCGCTCGCGTCGACCTCCCGGTAGGCCATGGTGTGCCGCATGAAGTTGACGTCGTCGCGGGTCGGGAAGTCCTCGCGGTAGTGGCCGCCGCGCGACTCCTTGCGGGCCAGCGCCGACACGGCCATCACCTCGGCCAGGTCGAGCAGGTTGCCCAGCTCGACGGCCTCCAGCAGGTCCGTGTTGAAGCGGCGGCCCTTGTCCTGGACGGAGAGGTTGCGGTACCGCTCGCGCAGCTCGCCGATCTTCTCCACCGCGGCCTTGATGGTCTGCTCGGTGCGGAAGACCATCACGTTCGCGTCCATGCACTCCTGGAGCTCGTTGCGCAGCTCCGCCACCTTCTCGGTGCCGGTGGAGTTGCGCAGCCGCTCCACCTGCTCCTCGACCAGCGCGGCCGGGTTCTCCGGGAGCGGCGCCAGCTCGTTGGCGTGCGCGAACTCCGCGGCGGCGATGCCGGAGCGGCGGCCGAAGACGTTGATGTCCAGCAGCGAGTTCGTGCCCAGCCGGTTGGCGCCGTGCACCGACACGCAGGCCACCTCGCCGGCCGCGTACAGGCCCGGCACCACGGTGGTGTTGTCGCTGAGCACCTCGCCCTGCACGTTGGTGGGGATGCCCCCCATGGCGTAGTGCGCGGTCGGCTGGATCGGGATCGGGTCGGTGTACGGCTCGATACCCAGGTAGGTGCGGGCGAACTCGGTGATGTCCGGGAGCTTCGCGTCCAGCTGCTCCGGCGGCAGGTGGGTGAGGTCCAGGTACACGTGGTCGCCGGCGGGGCCGCAGCCGCGGCCCTCGCGGATCTCGGTGTAGATCGCGCGGGAGACGACGTCGCGGGAGGCGAGGTCCTTCATGACGGGCGCGTACTTCTCCATGAAGCGCTCACCGTCCTTGTTGCGGAGGATGCCGCCCTCGCCGCGGGCGCCCTCGGTGAGTAGGATGCCCATCCGCCAGATGCCCGTCGGGTGGAACTGGAAGAACTCCATGTCCTCCAGCGGCAGCCCGCGCCGGTAGACCGCCGCCTGGCCGTCACCCGTGAGGGTGTGCGCGTTCGAGGTCACCTTGAAGAACTTGCCGGTGCCGCCGGAGGCGTAGATGACCGCCTTGGCCCGGAAGACGTGGATCTCGCCGGTGGCCAGCTCGTACGCCACCACGCCGGCCGAGCGCTTGACGCCGTCGACCTCGACGAGCAGCTGGTCCAGGACGTAGAACTCGTTGAAGAACTCCACGCCCTCCTTGACGCAGTTCTGGTACAGCGTCTGGAGGATCATGTGGCCGGTGCGGTCCGCCGCGTAGCAGGAGCGGCGCACGGCCGCCTCGCCGTGGTTGCGGGTGTGGCCGCCGAAACGGCGCTGGTCGATGCGGCCCTCGGGCGTCCGGTTGAACGGCAGGCCCATCTTCTCCAGGTCGAGGACGGCGTCGATGGCCTCCTTCGCCAGGATCTCGGCGGCGTCCTGGTCGACCAGGTAGTCGCCGCCCTTGATCGTGTCGAAGGTGTGCCACTCCCAGTTGTCCTCCTCGACGTTGGCGAGGGCGGCGGCCATGCCGCCCTGCGCCGCGCCGGTGTGGGAGCGGGTGGGGTAGAGCTTGGTCAGGACGGCGGTGCGGCTGCGCTTGGTGGCCTCGATGGCGGCGCGCATACCGGCGCCGCCCGCGCCGACGATGACGGTGTCGTACGTGTGGATCTGCATGGGGGTGGTCGCTTCCCTGTCCGGCCCTGGCCTAGCGGATGTTCGGGTCGAAGGTGA
Encoded proteins:
- a CDS encoding thiol-disulfide oxidoreductase DCC family protein, with product MRELAVREPAVRELTVLYDPDCRLCAFASRWLARQRQLVRLHLVPVGSAEARRRFPTLDHAAAEGEVTVVGDGGQLYRGDSAWIVCLWALADHREFSHTLTGPAGRRLARAAVLSAAKYRGSQRHHVRTAAPDSHHVRTAAPDSRVCSVPPGWTYDPVSGWSQAPGDAEAPACVDGCDTDPGGPG
- a CDS encoding succinate dehydrogenase iron-sulfur subunit, yielding MSTSTLDNHSDALSAAENNASHLVAVTLRVRRFNPEVSAEAEWVDYQIQADPKERVLDALHKVKWEIDGSLTFRRSCAHGVCGSDAMRINGKNRLACKTLIKDVNPDKPITVEPIKGLTVLKDLVVDMEPFFQAYRDVMPFLVTKGNEPTRERLQSAADRERFDDTTKCILCAACTSSCPVFWNDGQYFGPAAIVNAHRFIFDSRDEAGEQRLEILNEKDGVWRCRTTFNCTDACPRGIEVTKAIQEVKRALITRRF
- the sdhA gene encoding succinate dehydrogenase flavoprotein subunit; its protein translation is MQIHTYDTVIVGAGGAGMRAAIEATKRSRTAVLTKLYPTRSHTGAAQGGMAAALANVEEDNWEWHTFDTIKGGDYLVDQDAAEILAKEAIDAVLDLEKMGLPFNRTPEGRIDQRRFGGHTRNHGEAAVRRSCYAADRTGHMILQTLYQNCVKEGVEFFNEFYVLDQLLVEVDGVKRSAGVVAYELATGEIHVFRAKAVIYASGGTGKFFKVTSNAHTLTGDGQAAVYRRGLPLEDMEFFQFHPTGIWRMGILLTEGARGEGGILRNKDGERFMEKYAPVMKDLASRDVVSRAIYTEIREGRGCGPAGDHVYLDLTHLPPEQLDAKLPDITEFARTYLGIEPYTDPIPIQPTAHYAMGGIPTNVQGEVLSDNTTVVPGLYAAGEVACVSVHGANRLGTNSLLDINVFGRRSGIAAAEFAHANELAPLPENPAALVEEQVERLRNSTGTEKVAELRNELQECMDANVMVFRTEQTIKAAVEKIGELRERYRNLSVQDKGRRFNTDLLEAVELGNLLDLAEVMAVSALARKESRGGHYREDFPTRDDVNFMRHTMAYREVDASGAESIRLDYKPVVQTRYQPMERKY